A single Streptomyces mirabilis DNA region contains:
- a CDS encoding nitrilase-related carbon-nitrogen hydrolase gives MSRVIRAAVFQTAWTGDKESMIQVHEQAARDAAAQGAQVMCFQELFYGPYFCQVQDKAFYEYAEQIPEGPIVRRFQALAKELGIVLVLPMYEEEQPGVLYNTAAVIDADGSYLGKYRKHHIPQVEGFWEKFYFRPGNAGWPVFDTAVGKIGVYICYDRHFPEGWRALGLAGAEIVFNPSATSRGLSSYIWQLEQPAAAVANEYFVGAINRVGVEELGDNDFYGTSYFVDPEAQFVGEVASDKETELVVRDLDMAKLREVRDRWQFYRDRRPDAYEPLTAP, from the coding sequence ATGAGCAGAGTGATCCGCGCCGCCGTCTTCCAGACTGCCTGGACCGGCGACAAGGAGTCGATGATCCAGGTCCACGAGCAGGCGGCCCGCGACGCGGCCGCACAGGGCGCACAGGTGATGTGCTTCCAGGAGCTCTTCTACGGGCCCTACTTCTGCCAGGTCCAGGACAAGGCGTTCTACGAGTACGCCGAGCAGATCCCCGAAGGCCCGATCGTCCGGCGCTTCCAGGCGCTGGCCAAGGAACTGGGCATCGTCCTCGTCCTGCCGATGTACGAGGAGGAGCAGCCCGGCGTCCTCTACAACACGGCCGCCGTGATCGACGCGGACGGCTCGTACCTCGGCAAGTACCGCAAGCACCACATTCCGCAGGTCGAGGGCTTCTGGGAGAAGTTCTACTTCCGTCCCGGCAACGCCGGCTGGCCGGTCTTCGACACCGCCGTCGGCAAGATCGGCGTCTACATCTGCTACGACCGGCACTTCCCGGAGGGCTGGCGTGCGCTGGGCCTCGCGGGCGCCGAGATCGTGTTCAACCCGTCGGCCACCTCGCGCGGCTTGTCCTCCTACATCTGGCAGCTGGAGCAGCCGGCGGCGGCCGTCGCCAACGAGTACTTCGTGGGCGCCATCAACCGCGTGGGCGTGGAGGAGCTGGGCGACAACGACTTCTACGGAACGTCGTACTTCGTCGACCCGGAGGCCCAGTTCGTCGGGGAGGTGGCCAGCGACAAGGAGACCGAACTCGTCGTCCGCGACCTCGACATGGCCAAGCTGCGCGAGGTGCGCGACCGCTGGCAGTTCTACCGGGACCGCCGTCCCGACGCGTACGAGCCGCTGACCGCGCCGTAG
- a CDS encoding PucR family transcriptional regulator: MTTATALEPALSVRQVLALDRVLAGEPEVVAGAGHLDRSVRWVHVAEAADVGVMLSGGEMVLTTGVLLAGDPDAQAEYIRSLHRAEAAAVVLGLGRAFPTPPDVMRRAAERCGLPMVVLHRPFPFAELTEEVQSRLVRSKFAAVSLSEAVRTALTGLITTGAPLQRMLDEIAVHAACPVVVTNLAHRVLATAGERSAVDDVLRDWERIARQAGGSEGDGWIRAELGGRGERWGRIVLCGYRGDAATGRLLADRAAEALVLHRMLGGSVHTWEEESAQSLLTDLVSGVVPARQLLPRARAAGLPVNRRAFVPLVVRDGDPGQLDRVLRLLGLPGLVAELADGATAVLLSLARDQDAEALAAHFALRLRHETGIRTTVAAAASRTAWDDVPGGLREALHVAEAAADAPADQDQPVLVRLRDVHLRGLIRLLRDDPNVQSFAERELDGLLCGADAESELLPVLRTYLATGRNKSRTAQLHHVSRPALYRRLEAIEARLGVDLDDFEQAASVHIALLAHDAQQR; the protein is encoded by the coding sequence ATGACCACCGCCACCGCCTTGGAACCCGCCCTGTCGGTACGCCAGGTCCTCGCCCTGGACCGGGTGCTCGCCGGAGAGCCCGAGGTGGTGGCCGGCGCGGGCCACCTCGACCGGTCCGTGCGCTGGGTGCACGTCGCCGAGGCCGCCGACGTGGGCGTGATGCTCAGCGGCGGGGAAATGGTGCTCACCACCGGGGTGCTGCTCGCCGGCGACCCGGACGCGCAGGCCGAGTACATCCGTTCGCTGCACCGCGCGGAGGCCGCGGCCGTCGTCCTCGGACTCGGCCGGGCCTTCCCGACCCCGCCGGACGTGATGCGCCGGGCCGCCGAGCGCTGCGGACTGCCCATGGTGGTGCTCCACCGGCCCTTCCCGTTCGCCGAGCTGACGGAGGAGGTCCAGTCCCGGCTCGTCCGCAGCAAGTTCGCGGCCGTGAGCCTCTCCGAGGCCGTACGGACCGCGCTCACCGGGCTCATCACCACGGGAGCGCCCCTGCAACGGATGCTCGACGAGATCGCCGTGCACGCCGCGTGCCCGGTCGTCGTCACCAACCTCGCCCACCGCGTCCTCGCCACGGCGGGGGAGCGGTCCGCGGTGGACGACGTATTGCGCGACTGGGAGCGCATCGCCCGGCAGGCGGGCGGCAGCGAGGGCGACGGCTGGATCCGCGCCGAGCTGGGCGGGCGCGGCGAGAGATGGGGCCGGATCGTGCTGTGCGGCTACCGGGGCGATGCCGCCACCGGGCGGCTGCTCGCCGACCGTGCCGCCGAGGCCCTGGTCCTGCACCGGATGCTGGGTGGCTCCGTGCACACCTGGGAGGAGGAGTCCGCGCAGAGCCTGCTGACGGACCTGGTGAGCGGGGTCGTACCGGCGCGGCAGCTTCTTCCGAGGGCCAGGGCGGCCGGGCTGCCCGTCAACCGGCGGGCCTTCGTGCCGCTGGTGGTACGGGACGGAGACCCGGGCCAACTCGACCGCGTACTGCGTCTGCTGGGGCTGCCCGGACTGGTCGCCGAGCTCGCCGACGGGGCCACCGCCGTGCTGCTCAGCCTCGCCCGCGATCAGGACGCGGAGGCGCTGGCCGCCCACTTCGCGCTGCGACTGCGCCATGAGACCGGCATCCGTACGACCGTGGCGGCGGCCGCGTCCCGTACCGCCTGGGACGACGTTCCCGGCGGCCTGCGTGAGGCACTGCACGTCGCCGAGGCCGCCGCCGACGCACCCGCCGACCAGGACCAGCCGGTGCTCGTACGACTGCGTGACGTCCATCTGCGGGGCCTGATACGGCTGTTGCGCGACGACCCGAACGTCCAGTCTTTCGCCGAAAGGGAGTTGGACGGGCTGTTGTGCGGGGCCGATGCCGAGTCGGAGCTGCTGCCCGTGCTGCGGACCTACCTCGCGACCGGTCGCAACAAGTCCCGCACCGCGCAGCTCCACCACGTCAGCAGGCCCGCGCTCTACCGCCGACTGGAGGCCATCGAGGCCCGGCTCGGCGTCGACCTCGACGACTTCGAGCAGGCCGCCTCCGTGCACATCGCACTGCTCGCGCACGACGCGCAACAACGGTGA
- a CDS encoding aspartate aminotransferase family protein — MSDLYARHKAVLPDWLALYYEDPIEITHGEGRHVWDAQGNKYLDFFGGILTTMTAHALPEVTKAVSEQAGRIIHTSTLYLNRPMVELAERIAQLSGIPDARVFFTTSGTEANDTALLLATAYRQSNQILAMRNSYHGRSFSAVGITGNKGWSPTSLSPLQTLYVHGGVRTRGPYADLGDAEFIAACVDDLKDLLGHVRPPAALIAEPIQGVGGFTAPPDGLYAAFREVLDQHGILWIADEVQTGWGRTGEHFWGWQAHAAAGPPDMLTFAKGIGNGMSIGGVVARAEIMNCLDSNSISTFGGSPITMAAGLANLTYLLEHDLQGNARRVGGLLGERLRAISVPLDHVREVRGRGLVIGVELVKPGTDEAYPEGAAAVLEAARQDGLLIGKGGGHNTSVLRIAPPLSLTVAEAEEGAAILEHALRCLQ, encoded by the coding sequence GTGAGCGACCTGTACGCACGCCACAAGGCCGTCCTGCCCGACTGGCTGGCCCTCTACTACGAGGACCCGATCGAGATCACCCACGGCGAGGGCCGCCACGTCTGGGACGCCCAGGGCAACAAGTACCTCGACTTCTTCGGCGGCATCCTGACGACGATGACCGCGCACGCCCTGCCCGAGGTGACGAAGGCCGTCAGCGAGCAGGCCGGGCGGATCATCCACACCTCCACGCTCTACCTCAACCGGCCGATGGTCGAACTCGCCGAGCGGATCGCCCAGCTGTCCGGCATCCCCGACGCCCGCGTCTTCTTCACCACCTCCGGCACCGAGGCCAACGACACGGCCCTGCTGCTCGCCACCGCCTACCGGCAGAGCAACCAGATCCTGGCGATGCGCAACAGCTACCACGGCCGCTCCTTCAGCGCGGTCGGCATCACCGGCAACAAGGGCTGGTCGCCGACCTCCCTCTCGCCGCTCCAGACGCTGTACGTCCACGGCGGCGTCCGCACCCGCGGCCCGTACGCCGATCTCGGCGACGCCGAGTTCATCGCGGCCTGCGTCGACGACCTGAAGGACCTGCTCGGCCACGTCCGCCCGCCCGCCGCCCTCATCGCCGAACCCATCCAGGGCGTCGGCGGCTTCACCGCGCCGCCCGACGGCCTCTACGCGGCCTTCCGCGAGGTCCTGGACCAGCACGGCATCCTCTGGATCGCCGACGAGGTGCAGACCGGCTGGGGCCGAACCGGCGAGCACTTCTGGGGCTGGCAGGCGCACGCCGCAGCGGGCCCGCCGGACATGCTCACCTTCGCCAAGGGCATCGGCAACGGCATGTCCATCGGCGGCGTCGTCGCGCGCGCCGAGATCATGAACTGCCTCGACTCCAACTCCATCTCGACCTTCGGCGGCTCGCCGATCACGATGGCGGCGGGCCTGGCGAACCTCACGTACCTCCTCGAACACGACCTCCAGGGCAACGCCCGGCGCGTCGGCGGTCTGCTCGGCGAGCGGCTGCGGGCGATCTCCGTGCCGCTCGACCACGTACGGGAGGTGCGCGGGCGCGGGCTGGTGATCGGCGTCGAGCTGGTCAAGCCCGGTACCGACGAGGCGTACCCCGAAGGTGCCGCGGCCGTGCTCGAAGCGGCTCGCCAGGACGGCCTGCTGATCGGCAAGGGCGGCGGTCACAACACCAGCGTGCTGCGCATCGCACCGCCGCTCTCCCTCACCGTCGCGGAGGCGGAGGAGGGCGCGGCGATTCTCGAGCACGCGCTGAGGTGTCTCCAGTAA
- a CDS encoding nitrilase-related carbon-nitrogen hydrolase — translation MANVVRAALVQATWTGDTASMVAKHEEHAREAARQGAKVIGFQEVFNAPYFCQVQEPEHYGWAEPVPDGPTVTRMQELARETGMVIVVPVFEVEQSGFYFNTAAVIDADGSYLGKYRKHHIPQVKGFWEKYYFKPGNLGWPVFDTAVGRIGVYICYDRHFPEGWRQLGLNGAQLVYNPSATSRGLSAHLWQLEQPAAAVANEYFIAAINRVGQEEYGDNDFYGTSYFVDPRGQFVGETASDKAEELIVRDLDFDVIEEVRQQWAFYRDRRPDAYEGLVQP, via the coding sequence ATGGCCAACGTCGTACGCGCCGCTCTGGTCCAGGCCACCTGGACCGGCGACACCGCATCCATGGTCGCCAAGCACGAGGAGCACGCCCGCGAGGCGGCCCGGCAGGGCGCCAAGGTGATCGGATTCCAGGAAGTCTTCAACGCCCCCTACTTCTGCCAGGTCCAGGAGCCCGAGCACTACGGCTGGGCGGAGCCGGTGCCCGACGGGCCCACCGTCACTCGTATGCAGGAGCTCGCACGCGAGACCGGCATGGTCATCGTCGTGCCCGTGTTCGAGGTCGAGCAGTCCGGCTTCTACTTCAACACCGCGGCCGTGATCGACGCGGACGGCTCGTACCTCGGCAAGTACCGCAAGCACCACATCCCGCAGGTGAAGGGCTTCTGGGAGAAGTACTACTTCAAACCGGGCAACCTGGGCTGGCCGGTCTTCGACACCGCGGTCGGCAGGATCGGCGTGTACATCTGTTACGACCGCCACTTCCCCGAGGGCTGGCGGCAGCTCGGCCTGAACGGCGCCCAGCTCGTCTACAACCCCTCCGCGACCTCCCGCGGCCTCTCCGCCCACCTCTGGCAGCTGGAGCAGCCCGCCGCGGCCGTCGCCAACGAGTACTTCATCGCCGCGATCAACCGGGTCGGGCAGGAGGAGTACGGCGACAACGACTTCTACGGGACCTCGTACTTCGTCGACCCGCGTGGACAGTTCGTGGGGGAGACGGCCAGTGACAAGGCCGAGGAGCTGATCGTCCGCGACCTCGACTTCGACGTGATCGAGGAGGTCCGCCAGCAGTGGGCGTTCTACCGCGACCGGCGGCCCGACGCCTACGAGGGGCTGGTGCAGCCGTGA
- a CDS encoding helix-turn-helix domain-containing protein has protein sequence MVRNPLTPEERERGERLGQLLREARGGRSMVEVAAIAGISAETLRKIETGRAPTPAFFTVAALARALGLSMDDIDHRTLRPVRKLPVAVP, from the coding sequence ATGGTGCGTAACCCCTTGACCCCCGAAGAGCGCGAACGCGGCGAGCGGCTCGGGCAGTTGCTGCGCGAGGCCCGCGGTGGCCGCAGCATGGTGGAGGTCGCGGCGATCGCCGGGATCTCGGCCGAGACCCTGCGCAAGATCGAGACCGGGCGGGCCCCCACCCCCGCCTTCTTCACCGTCGCGGCGCTGGCGCGGGCGCTCGGACTGTCCATGGACGACATTGATCACAGGACTCTGCGTCCAGTCCGAAAACTCCCCGTAGCCGTTCCGTAA
- the map gene encoding type I methionyl aminopeptidase, translating into MVELKTDTSIDEMYEAGQVVGRALTAVREAADVGVSLLELDEVAHQVLREAGAGSPFLGYRPSFAPTPFPAVICASVNDAIVHGIPTGYRLRDGDLVSIDFGAELDGWVGDSAISFIVGEPRVADVRLVRTAERALAAGIEAAVVGNRIGDIAHAIGTVCRAAGYGIPDGFGGHGVGRRMHEDPPVPNEGRPGRGLPLRHGMVLAIEPMLIGGGTDGFHAAPDGWTLRTDDGSRAAHTEHTVAITHTGPRILTAR; encoded by the coding sequence ATGGTGGAACTCAAGACGGACACGTCGATCGACGAGATGTACGAGGCGGGGCAGGTCGTGGGCCGGGCGCTCACGGCGGTGCGCGAGGCGGCGGACGTGGGGGTCTCGTTGCTGGAGCTGGACGAGGTCGCCCACCAGGTGCTGCGTGAGGCGGGCGCCGGCTCCCCCTTCCTCGGCTACCGGCCCTCGTTCGCGCCCACCCCCTTCCCGGCGGTCATCTGCGCCTCGGTGAACGACGCGATCGTGCACGGCATCCCGACCGGTTACCGGTTGCGGGACGGCGACCTGGTCTCCATCGACTTCGGAGCCGAGCTGGACGGCTGGGTCGGCGACTCGGCGATCAGCTTCATCGTGGGCGAGCCGCGCGTGGCCGACGTACGGCTCGTGCGGACCGCCGAGCGGGCCCTCGCGGCGGGCATCGAGGCGGCCGTCGTCGGCAACCGGATCGGGGACATCGCGCACGCCATCGGCACGGTGTGCCGCGCGGCGGGGTACGGCATCCCGGACGGCTTCGGAGGCCACGGCGTGGGCCGCCGCATGCACGAGGACCCGCCCGTCCCGAACGAGGGCCGCCCGGGCCGCGGCCTCCCCCTCCGCCACGGCATGGTCCTCGCGATCGAGCCCATGCTCATCGGCGGCGGCACGGACGGCTTCCACGCGGCCCCCGACGGCTGGACGCTGCGCACCGACGACGGCTCCCGCGCGGCCCACACGGAACACACGGTAGCCATCACCCACACGGGCCCACGCATCCTCACGGCACGCTGA
- the ggt gene encoding gamma-glutamyltransferase yields MRRPVARNLAVLAVSAAVVSVGAAAPPTAGAASSRTTPAKVPVAVGYGGAVASVDADASAAGIEVLKKGGNAVDAAVATAAALGVTEPYSSGVGGGGYFVYYDAKSRTVHTIDGRETAPLTADSGLFLENGRPLAFADAVTSGLSVGTPGTPATWQTALDSWGSERLGSVLKPAERIARDGFTVDATFRSQTESNQARFKNFPDTAKLFLPGGSLPVVGSTFTNPDLASTYEELGKKGVGAIYHGDLGRDIVATVNKPPVDPGSGYNARPGKLSSKDLAAYRAKRQAPTQTSYRGLKVYSIAPSSSGGTTVGEALNILEKTDLSKASEVQYLHHYIEASRIAFADRGRWVGDPAFEDVPTKELLSQKYADSRACLIKDDAALTSPLAPGDPRHPAACSTGGTAAPTTYEGENTTHLTVADKWGNVVSYTLTIEQTGGSGITVPGRGFLLNNELTDFSFTPANPAVHDPNLPGPGKRPRSSISPTIVLDRHNQPVVALGSPGGATIITTVLQTLTEFLDRGLPLVDAIAAPRASQRNAAQTELEPGLYDSALRTRLESLGHSFKLNPEIGAATGVQRLPGGQWLAAAEKVRRGGGSAMVVRPVS; encoded by the coding sequence ATGCGTCGCCCTGTTGCGCGGAATCTGGCGGTCTTGGCGGTTTCGGCCGCGGTGGTGTCGGTCGGCGCGGCGGCGCCACCCACCGCCGGGGCGGCCTCCTCCCGCACCACCCCGGCCAAGGTGCCGGTCGCCGTCGGCTACGGCGGTGCCGTGGCCAGTGTCGACGCCGACGCCTCCGCCGCCGGGATCGAGGTCCTGAAGAAGGGCGGCAACGCGGTGGACGCGGCGGTCGCCACCGCGGCGGCCCTCGGCGTCACCGAGCCGTACTCCTCCGGCGTCGGCGGGGGCGGCTACTTCGTCTACTACGACGCCAAGTCCCGTACGGTGCATACGATCGACGGCCGTGAGACCGCGCCGCTGACCGCCGACTCGGGGCTCTTCCTGGAGAACGGCCGGCCGCTCGCCTTCGCGGACGCCGTCACCAGCGGGCTGAGCGTGGGTACACCGGGTACACCCGCCACCTGGCAGACGGCGCTGGACAGCTGGGGCAGCGAGCGGCTCGGGAGCGTACTGAAGCCTGCCGAACGGATCGCACGCGACGGGTTCACGGTCGACGCGACCTTCCGCTCGCAGACCGAGTCCAACCAGGCCCGCTTCAAGAACTTCCCCGACACCGCGAAGCTGTTCCTGCCCGGCGGCTCGCTGCCCGTGGTCGGATCGACCTTCACCAACCCCGATCTCGCCAGCACCTACGAGGAGTTGGGCAAGAAGGGTGTCGGCGCGATCTATCACGGCGACCTCGGCAGGGACATCGTCGCCACCGTGAACAAGCCCCCGGTGGACCCGGGTTCGGGCTACAACGCCCGCCCGGGCAAGCTGTCGTCGAAGGACCTGGCGGCCTACCGGGCGAAGCGACAGGCGCCGACGCAGACGTCGTACCGCGGACTGAAGGTCTACTCGATCGCCCCTTCCTCCTCCGGTGGCACCACGGTCGGCGAGGCCCTCAACATCCTTGAGAAGACGGACCTTTCGAAGGCGAGCGAGGTCCAGTACCTGCACCACTACATCGAGGCCAGCCGGATCGCGTTCGCGGACCGGGGGCGCTGGGTGGGCGATCCCGCCTTCGAGGACGTCCCCACGAAGGAACTCCTCTCGCAGAAGTACGCCGACTCGCGCGCCTGCCTGATCAAGGACGACGCGGCCCTGACGAGCCCGCTCGCACCGGGCGACCCGCGCCACCCGGCGGCCTGCTCCACCGGCGGCACGGCCGCCCCGACGACGTACGAGGGCGAGAACACCACCCACCTCACGGTGGCCGACAAGTGGGGCAACGTCGTCTCCTACACCCTCACCATCGAGCAGACCGGCGGCAGTGGGATCACCGTCCCGGGGCGCGGATTCCTCCTCAACAACGAGCTGACCGACTTCTCCTTCACCCCGGCCAACCCGGCCGTCCACGACCCGAACCTTCCCGGCCCCGGCAAGCGCCCGCGCTCGTCGATCTCCCCGACGATCGTCCTGGACCGGCACAACCAGCCCGTGGTGGCGCTCGGCTCGCCCGGCGGCGCGACCATCATCACCACCGTCCTGCAGACCCTGACGGAGTTCCTGGACCGGGGTCTGCCGCTGGTGGACGCCATCGCCGCGCCGCGCGCCAGCCAGCGCAATGCGGCCCAGACCGAACTCGAACCCGGCCTGTACGACAGCGCCCTGCGGACCCGGCTCGAATCCCTCGGGCACTCCTTCAAGCTCAACCCCGAGATCGGCGCGGCGACGGGCGTCCAGCGCCTTCCGGGCGGCCAGTGGCTGGCAGCGGCCGAGAAGGTACGGCGCGGTGGCGGCTCGGCGATGGTGGTGCGACCGGTGTCGTAG
- a CDS encoding alpha/beta fold hydrolase — translation MGHHRHALRTSAVGAVSAALIAGTALGLAPTAQATSAGVRFVDITGDGGTVLKANVVTPAGADGSRRYPLLVMPTSWGLPQVEYLAQAQKLADSGYVVLTYNVRGFWQSGGEIEVAGPPDVADASKVIDWALANTPADAQKVGMAGVSYGAGISLLAAAHDKRIKAVSAMSGWADLIDSIYSGRTQHSQATALLGVAGTITGRPSAELQQTLKDFFASNLSKEQEMIAWGKKRSPETYVDQLNKNGAAVFMANGWGDTIFPPNQYAKFYEELTGPKRLEFRPGDHATAEITGLFGLPNDVWTDTGRWFDHYLRGVDNGIDREQPVQLKPRTTGVYEGYPDWKSVGATRKKIALAGTTTIHTNVDSGADGGIIFLSSILDQIAQVPPMASIPLLPRRWAAVWQSEKYASVQQVRGTTTLHTTLTPTKESGTLVAYLYDVGPLGLGKLVSNAPYTFHGQTPGKPFGVDLELYSTAYDVPAGHRLALVVDTVDPLYIEHNPSGAQLTFSSPANDPSYVSVPLREQ, via the coding sequence GTGGGACACCATCGTCATGCCCTGCGCACGTCCGCCGTCGGTGCCGTATCCGCGGCCCTGATCGCCGGTACCGCCCTCGGGCTCGCCCCCACCGCCCAGGCCACCTCCGCCGGCGTCCGCTTCGTCGACATCACCGGAGACGGCGGCACGGTCCTCAAGGCCAATGTCGTCACCCCCGCGGGCGCCGACGGCAGCCGCAGGTACCCGCTCCTCGTCATGCCGACGAGCTGGGGCCTGCCCCAGGTCGAGTACCTCGCACAGGCCCAGAAGCTCGCCGACTCCGGCTATGTGGTGCTCACGTACAACGTGCGCGGCTTCTGGCAGTCCGGCGGCGAGATAGAAGTGGCGGGACCGCCCGACGTGGCCGACGCCTCCAAGGTGATCGACTGGGCGCTGGCGAACACCCCGGCCGACGCCCAGAAGGTCGGCATGGCGGGCGTCTCGTACGGCGCCGGGATCAGTCTGCTCGCCGCCGCGCACGACAAGAGGATCAAGGCGGTCTCCGCCATGAGCGGCTGGGCCGACCTCATCGACTCGATCTACTCGGGCCGCACCCAGCACTCCCAGGCCACCGCCCTGCTCGGTGTCGCGGGGACCATCACCGGGCGCCCGAGCGCCGAACTCCAGCAGACGCTCAAGGACTTCTTCGCCTCGAACCTGTCGAAGGAGCAGGAGATGATCGCCTGGGGGAAGAAACGTTCCCCCGAGACCTATGTCGACCAGCTCAACAAGAACGGCGCGGCCGTCTTCATGGCCAACGGCTGGGGCGACACGATCTTCCCACCCAACCAGTACGCCAAGTTCTACGAGGAGTTGACCGGCCCCAAGCGTCTGGAGTTCCGCCCCGGCGACCACGCCACCGCCGAGATCACCGGTCTGTTCGGGCTCCCCAACGACGTGTGGACGGACACCGGCCGCTGGTTCGACCACTACCTCAGGGGCGTCGACAACGGCATCGACCGTGAGCAGCCCGTCCAGCTCAAGCCCCGCACCACCGGCGTCTACGAGGGCTACCCCGACTGGAAGTCGGTCGGCGCGACCAGGAAGAAGATCGCCCTCGCGGGCACCACCACGATCCACACCAACGTCGACTCGGGCGCGGACGGCGGGATCATCTTCCTCTCCAGCATCCTCGACCAGATCGCCCAGGTGCCCCCGATGGCGTCGATCCCGCTGCTGCCGCGCCGCTGGGCGGCCGTCTGGCAGTCGGAGAAGTACGCGAGCGTCCAGCAAGTGCGCGGAACCACCACGCTGCACACCACGCTCACTCCGACCAAGGAGAGCGGCACCCTCGTCGCCTACCTCTACGACGTGGGCCCGCTCGGCCTCGGCAAGCTGGTCAGCAACGCGCCGTACACCTTCCACGGGCAGACGCCCGGAAAGCCGTTCGGCGTCGACCTGGAGCTGTACTCCACGGCCTACGACGTCCCGGCAGGGCATCGGCTCGCCCTGGTCGTCGACACGGTCGACCCGCTCTACATCGAGCACAACCCGTCCGGCGCGCAGCTGACCTTCTCCTCACCGGCGAACGACCCGTCCTACGTGTCCGTTCCCCTGCGCGAGCAGTGA
- a CDS encoding amino acid ABC transporter permease, protein MTTTAPDSTALYDVPGPRTRQRHRLYAAVSTALILALVAWILYLLFDTDQFTYTKWMPFEYKGIQELLLRGLGNTLKAFAMAAVLSLALGTVLATGRLSDHRPVRWISALVVEFFRAMPVLVMIFFIFVALKVQPLPALVAGLTLYNGSVLAEVFRSGVNSVERGQREAAFALGMRKTQVMTYVLVPQAVRAMLPAIISQLVVALKDTSLGYLITYEEFLHAGKLIASNLDYDLPFIPVVMVISPIYIGMCMLLSWFAQWVSRREQRSPKTEAVNVAPAEPGTLLPGGVPPTAPRL, encoded by the coding sequence ATGACCACCACCGCCCCCGATTCCACCGCCCTGTACGACGTTCCCGGACCCAGGACCCGTCAACGGCACCGGCTCTACGCGGCCGTGTCCACCGCCCTGATCCTCGCCCTGGTCGCCTGGATCCTCTATCTCCTCTTCGACACCGACCAGTTCACGTACACGAAGTGGATGCCCTTCGAGTACAAGGGCATCCAGGAACTGCTGCTGCGGGGACTGGGCAACACGCTGAAGGCCTTCGCGATGGCCGCGGTGCTCTCCCTGGCGCTGGGCACCGTGCTCGCGACAGGACGCCTCTCCGACCACCGTCCGGTGCGCTGGATCTCCGCGCTGGTCGTCGAGTTCTTCCGCGCCATGCCCGTACTGGTGATGATCTTCTTCATCTTCGTGGCGCTGAAGGTGCAGCCGCTGCCCGCGCTGGTCGCGGGGCTGACCCTCTACAACGGCTCGGTGCTCGCCGAGGTCTTCCGCTCCGGCGTCAACTCCGTCGAACGCGGCCAGCGGGAGGCCGCGTTCGCGCTCGGCATGCGCAAGACCCAGGTCATGACGTACGTCCTCGTCCCGCAGGCCGTGCGGGCCATGCTGCCCGCCATCATCAGCCAACTCGTGGTGGCCCTGAAGGACACCTCGCTCGGTTATCTCATCACCTACGAGGAGTTTCTCCACGCCGGGAAACTGATCGCCTCGAACCTCGACTACGATTTGCCGTTCATCCCCGTGGTGATGGTGATCTCGCCGATCTACATCGGGATGTGCATGCTGCTCTCCTGGTTCGCCCAGTGGGTGTCCCGGCGGGAGCAGCGCAGTCCCAAGACCGAGGCCGTGAATGTGGCACCGGCCGAACCAGGGACGCTGCTGCCGGGTGGGGTTCCCCCCACAGCCCCGCGACTGTAG
- a CDS encoding amino acid ABC transporter permease has protein sequence MNVLIDNFHTFAQGFLGTVELTVYASVLALVLGFLMASFRVAPVGSLRAFGTVWVTVLRNTPLTLLFFAVLLGLPRFGLVLPFKVFAVLALGCYTSAFICEALRSGINTVPKGQGEAARSLGMTFSQTLSVVVLPQAFRSVIPPIGSTLIALAKNSAIAGAFSVNELLGTYKTLSELGYNIVWTFIWIAVGYLIITLTISAIFNYLEQRWGVAR, from the coding sequence GTGAACGTACTGATCGACAACTTCCACACCTTCGCCCAGGGATTCCTCGGCACGGTCGAACTCACCGTCTACGCGAGCGTGCTGGCCCTCGTGCTCGGCTTCCTGATGGCGTCGTTCCGGGTCGCGCCGGTCGGCTCCCTGCGGGCCTTCGGCACGGTGTGGGTGACCGTACTGCGCAACACCCCGCTCACCCTGCTGTTCTTCGCCGTGCTGCTCGGGCTGCCCCGGTTCGGACTCGTGCTGCCCTTCAAGGTGTTCGCGGTCCTGGCGCTCGGCTGCTACACCTCCGCGTTCATCTGCGAGGCGCTGCGCTCGGGCATCAACACCGTGCCCAAGGGGCAGGGCGAGGCCGCCCGCAGCCTCGGCATGACCTTCAGCCAGACGCTGTCCGTGGTCGTCCTGCCACAGGCGTTCCGGTCCGTGATCCCGCCCATCGGCTCCACACTCATCGCCCTCGCCAAGAACTCGGCGATCGCCGGGGCGTTCAGCGTCAACGAACTGCTCGGGACCTACAAGACACTGAGCGAGCTCGGCTACAACATCGTCTGGACCTTCATCTGGATCGCCGTCGGCTATCTGATCATCACCCTCACCATCAGCGCGATCTTCAACTACCTCGAACAGCGCTGGGGAGTCGCCCGATGA